From Myotis daubentonii chromosome 7, mMyoDau2.1, whole genome shotgun sequence, a single genomic window includes:
- the C7H2orf72 gene encoding uncharacterized protein C2orf72 homolog isoform X4 yields MERELEALAARPALPAEPPFEALVEAAGGRGQVLLVGELWEREQSRALLRDFARAVFPPEPGARKPGEAVAEGAAPGTPGARWVPGTARARAIHSPLVFVLCRASSLAAREPRRRLREMLRDVRDRRVAGAALVGVLVAEAGPEDAVAPMLRLLEALLRTVFGRQAGGPVQAAAYCPGHPASSLAVQTAASRALQAAAPARPAEGAWERPGLPALLACFSWGPWSRGKNPFATTSPSGPAQG; encoded by the exons ATGGAGCGCGAGCTGGAGGCGCTCGCAGCCCGGCCCGCGCTCCCGGCAGAGCCTCCCTTCGAAGCGCTGGTggaggcggcgggcgggcgcgggcAGGTGCTGCTGGTGGGCGAGCTGTGGGAGCGCGAGCAGAGCCGCGCGCTGCTGCGGGACTTCGCCCGGGCGGTGTTCCCGCCGGAGCCAGGCGCTCGCAAGCCGGGCGAAGCGGTGGCCGAGGGCGCCGCGCCCGGGACGCCGGGGGCGCGGTGGGTGCCCGGGACGGCCAGGGCGCGCGCCATCCACTCGCCGCTCGTCTTCGTGCTGTGCCGCGCGTCGTCGCTGGCCGCCAGGGAGCCGCGGCGCCGCCTGCGGGAGATGCTGCGCGATGTGCGCGACCGGCGGGTGGCCGGCGCGGCGCTGGTCGGGGTGCTGGTGGCCGAGGCGGGGCCCGAGGACGCGGTGGCGCCGATGTTGCGGCTCCTGGAGGCGCTGCTGCGCACCGTGTTCGGCCGCCAGGCGGGAGGCCCGGTGCAGGCGGCCGCCTACTGCCCCGGCCACCCCGCCTCCAGCCTGGCCGTCCAGACCGCCGCTAGCCGGGCCCTGCAAGCAGCCGCGCCCGCGCGACCAG CAGAAGGAGCCTGGGAGAGACCCGGCCTCCCGGCGCTGTTGGCCTGCTTCTCCTGGGGTCCCTGGAGCCGGGGGAAGAACCCGTTTGCCACCACCTCCCCCAGTGGTCCAGCTCAGG GATAA
- the C7H2orf72 gene encoding uncharacterized protein C2orf72 homolog isoform X1: protein MERELEALAARPALPAEPPFEALVEAAGGRGQVLLVGELWEREQSRALLRDFARAVFPPEPGARKPGEAVAEGAAPGTPGARWVPGTARARAIHSPLVFVLCRASSLAAREPRRRLREMLRDVRDRRVAGAALVGVLVAEAGPEDAVAPMLRLLEALLRTVFGRQAGGPVQAAAYCPGHPASSLAVQTAASRALQAAAPARPAEGAWERPGLPALLACFSWGPWSRGKNPFATTSPSGPAQGNFREPEEELALTVILPNGDCEDPGKGSGACDGAAHTPAEPAGDSR, encoded by the exons ATGGAGCGCGAGCTGGAGGCGCTCGCAGCCCGGCCCGCGCTCCCGGCAGAGCCTCCCTTCGAAGCGCTGGTggaggcggcgggcgggcgcgggcAGGTGCTGCTGGTGGGCGAGCTGTGGGAGCGCGAGCAGAGCCGCGCGCTGCTGCGGGACTTCGCCCGGGCGGTGTTCCCGCCGGAGCCAGGCGCTCGCAAGCCGGGCGAAGCGGTGGCCGAGGGCGCCGCGCCCGGGACGCCGGGGGCGCGGTGGGTGCCCGGGACGGCCAGGGCGCGCGCCATCCACTCGCCGCTCGTCTTCGTGCTGTGCCGCGCGTCGTCGCTGGCCGCCAGGGAGCCGCGGCGCCGCCTGCGGGAGATGCTGCGCGATGTGCGCGACCGGCGGGTGGCCGGCGCGGCGCTGGTCGGGGTGCTGGTGGCCGAGGCGGGGCCCGAGGACGCGGTGGCGCCGATGTTGCGGCTCCTGGAGGCGCTGCTGCGCACCGTGTTCGGCCGCCAGGCGGGAGGCCCGGTGCAGGCGGCCGCCTACTGCCCCGGCCACCCCGCCTCCAGCCTGGCCGTCCAGACCGCCGCTAGCCGGGCCCTGCAAGCAGCCGCGCCCGCGCGACCAG CAGAAGGAGCCTGGGAGAGACCCGGCCTCCCGGCGCTGTTGGCCTGCTTCTCCTGGGGTCCCTGGAGCCGGGGGAAGAACCCGTTTGCCACCACCTCCCCCAGTGGTCCAGCTCAGG GTAACTTCCGGGAACCTGAGGAGGAGCTGGCGCTGACAGTCATACTTCCCAACGGAGACTGTGAGGATCCTGGAAAGGGGTCGGGAGCCTGTGATGGAGCTGCCCACACTCCCGCTGAGCCCGCTGGAGACTCCAGATGA
- the C7H2orf72 gene encoding uncharacterized protein C2orf72 homolog isoform X2 — protein sequence MERELEALAARPALPAEPPFEALVEAAGGRGQVLLVGELWEREQSRALLRDFARAVFPPEPGARKPGEAVAEGAAPGTPGARWVPGTARARAIHSPLVFVLCRASSLAAREPRRRLREMLRDVRDRRVAGAALVGVLVAEAGPEDAVAPMLRLLEALLRTVFGRQAGGPVQAAAYCPGHPASSLAVQTAASRALQAAAPARPEGAWERPGLPALLACFSWGPWSRGKNPFATTSPSGPAQGNFREPEEELALTVILPNGDCEDPGKGSGACDGAAHTPAEPAGDSR from the exons ATGGAGCGCGAGCTGGAGGCGCTCGCAGCCCGGCCCGCGCTCCCGGCAGAGCCTCCCTTCGAAGCGCTGGTggaggcggcgggcgggcgcgggcAGGTGCTGCTGGTGGGCGAGCTGTGGGAGCGCGAGCAGAGCCGCGCGCTGCTGCGGGACTTCGCCCGGGCGGTGTTCCCGCCGGAGCCAGGCGCTCGCAAGCCGGGCGAAGCGGTGGCCGAGGGCGCCGCGCCCGGGACGCCGGGGGCGCGGTGGGTGCCCGGGACGGCCAGGGCGCGCGCCATCCACTCGCCGCTCGTCTTCGTGCTGTGCCGCGCGTCGTCGCTGGCCGCCAGGGAGCCGCGGCGCCGCCTGCGGGAGATGCTGCGCGATGTGCGCGACCGGCGGGTGGCCGGCGCGGCGCTGGTCGGGGTGCTGGTGGCCGAGGCGGGGCCCGAGGACGCGGTGGCGCCGATGTTGCGGCTCCTGGAGGCGCTGCTGCGCACCGTGTTCGGCCGCCAGGCGGGAGGCCCGGTGCAGGCGGCCGCCTACTGCCCCGGCCACCCCGCCTCCAGCCTGGCCGTCCAGACCGCCGCTAGCCGGGCCCTGCAAGCAGCCGCGCCCGCGCGACCAG AAGGAGCCTGGGAGAGACCCGGCCTCCCGGCGCTGTTGGCCTGCTTCTCCTGGGGTCCCTGGAGCCGGGGGAAGAACCCGTTTGCCACCACCTCCCCCAGTGGTCCAGCTCAGG GTAACTTCCGGGAACCTGAGGAGGAGCTGGCGCTGACAGTCATACTTCCCAACGGAGACTGTGAGGATCCTGGAAAGGGGTCGGGAGCCTGTGATGGAGCTGCCCACACTCCCGCTGAGCCCGCTGGAGACTCCAGATGA
- the C7H2orf72 gene encoding uncharacterized protein C2orf72 homolog isoform X3, with protein sequence MERELEALAARPALPAEPPFEALVEAAGGRGQVLLVGELWEREQSRALLRDFARAVFPPEPGARKPGEAVAEGAAPGTPGARWVPGTARARAIHSPLVFVLCRASSLAAREPRRRLREMLRDVRDRRVAGAALVGVLVAEAGPEDAVAPMLRLLEALLRTVFGRQAGGPVQAAAYCPGHPASSLAVQTAASRALQAAAPARPGNFREPEEELALTVILPNGDCEDPGKGSGACDGAAHTPAEPAGDSR encoded by the exons ATGGAGCGCGAGCTGGAGGCGCTCGCAGCCCGGCCCGCGCTCCCGGCAGAGCCTCCCTTCGAAGCGCTGGTggaggcggcgggcgggcgcgggcAGGTGCTGCTGGTGGGCGAGCTGTGGGAGCGCGAGCAGAGCCGCGCGCTGCTGCGGGACTTCGCCCGGGCGGTGTTCCCGCCGGAGCCAGGCGCTCGCAAGCCGGGCGAAGCGGTGGCCGAGGGCGCCGCGCCCGGGACGCCGGGGGCGCGGTGGGTGCCCGGGACGGCCAGGGCGCGCGCCATCCACTCGCCGCTCGTCTTCGTGCTGTGCCGCGCGTCGTCGCTGGCCGCCAGGGAGCCGCGGCGCCGCCTGCGGGAGATGCTGCGCGATGTGCGCGACCGGCGGGTGGCCGGCGCGGCGCTGGTCGGGGTGCTGGTGGCCGAGGCGGGGCCCGAGGACGCGGTGGCGCCGATGTTGCGGCTCCTGGAGGCGCTGCTGCGCACCGTGTTCGGCCGCCAGGCGGGAGGCCCGGTGCAGGCGGCCGCCTACTGCCCCGGCCACCCCGCCTCCAGCCTGGCCGTCCAGACCGCCGCTAGCCGGGCCCTGCAAGCAGCCGCGCCCGCGCGACCAG GTAACTTCCGGGAACCTGAGGAGGAGCTGGCGCTGACAGTCATACTTCCCAACGGAGACTGTGAGGATCCTGGAAAGGGGTCGGGAGCCTGTGATGGAGCTGCCCACACTCCCGCTGAGCCCGCTGGAGACTCCAGATGA